The genomic segment aaaaataatttttttttgtaagcaatgtggatgaaaatattaattttatattttcatccaaGTGTTAGACAGTTTTTTAAATGGTTcatgctttttaaaatttgagatgTTGTTGAATAATCTAATtgtcaaaatttattataagaagagtttattttacattataactattagtatatatgaaaatttaaaatatattatcataaaagaaaacttttgaacttttgaattgataaattatgttgtaggaaaagaaaatattgtatatgtAAAAAATTGAAGGCTTAAGATGGGGCTAATGttgtatttttacataaaattaaattatcattttgcgctttgattgaaaaaattgaagccTTGGTAGTGGGGGTTTCAGTATTTTTTATAGGCTCATCGGTCATTAAATGTTTCAGCAGGGGTATGGTAGTCTTTTCACGATTATTTccatagtaaaaatattattatacccCCAAGATTAACAAAATTAAGACCTATTTCCTAGgagttttttaacatttcacaaactgttaaataattaaaatacatatttagctttgaaaaaaacaaaaaataagctTTGTTTGTggggtatttttgttttttcatactGTTTATGTGTAATTGTTTATAATTATGgtgaatattttgatattttggtattgttttattatttttaaatttaaaaagttatgcTTTACCCATCTCTATTTAGGTTTGAGAAACAAGCAAAACTCAAATTACTTAATTATTAGAtttaaagtttttgaatttgacataattattgaatattttttttattttttttatttaaaaaataataatattaatctgTTAAGGAGCGGGGGTCAATATCCTTAATACAGCTACGTATCTTCTCAATACAAACACCAtcataaatttatattcaaataaatggttatctttttctatttttttcaagaacgggacaagctaaaaaaaaaatatctaatcaaAAGCTTAGACTCTGGACTCTgtcttttattatatgtaaagaTAAGATAAGATGATCCATCAATCAATCTCATAGCCAGAGAGGAAGTCATGAAGTCATATGATATGAAAATGAGATCCCATATCCTCCCAATCTGTGCCAGCCATGCAAGTAGCTAGCTACCCGCTTTTTTCATGACTCGAttgcatagttttgaaatccagGTCAGATaggttgattaattaatttagaattaaaactagttcaggttaaagaaaaaaaaaatctcatggtACTCGGTAATTCggttaaaaattcaattataatctattaatttttatttttcttattaaaataacattgttctaattaaaaaaaaattgatatggaTGACCCGGTAACTTGGTTAAAACCAGGATCTTGAaccgggtctaaaaactatgttCGATTGTGTTAATCAGACTTGATGTGTTGAcgatagaattttaaaaaatatataatttttttatttaaaattaatatttttattattttttattgaattgaatataaaaataaattttaataaattaaaaatattattttaataaattaaaaaaaaaagaacattttaaaaatcagcAATTTCAAGCAGCCCAGATTTTATATTCAGGTGGCACTACCAGATAACTATCTTGTGACCAAAAGTCGTGGCTAAATGCAGTAGTGATTGATGCGAATAGACATGCCGACTATTAAGTGAATATGAACAAACAACAAATTGACAGCTTACCTAAGATTGCAGCTGGCAGACCAGTAGCTGTCATTCTGAAGAGCAACAGAGTTCATGAACACAAAATTACAACCCAGCAGGTTTGGCAAATTCTGCGTTTGCAAGACTTCGTCCTGAGTTCTGATGCCACCCAGGAGGCAAAAGGTGAACCCTGTGGGCTAGGCCCGTGGTAAACATGCCGTTGAGCACACAGATTATAGACTGCCTCCTCCTGCTGCTTCGAGCCCCTCATGGCCCCCATGTCTCTTTAACACTTGATTGAGCTTTGTGTTTCTGCTTTCATGCATCATACAAGGGGTCATTTTCACCTTCCAATTAATATGACAACTTGGATCCGTCTGCTTCTCCTCCTATATTAGTGATATCAACGTTAtctaatggaaaagaaaaatgtgcTGAATCTTCAGTAGAGCGAGTggttgaaggttttttttattatggtgaTCTCAGCATTTACTAAATTTACATAGAATCTATGAATATGAACAGCGAAGGTGAGTGGTGCTGAAGATTCCACGTATTCCTATCTCTCTACAAAAtttgttcttatctttttttcttgaagaCCCCTTAATAAAATCATCTGAAAaatctgtttgttttttgtttcactAAAACAGATACATAGATCTATGGCTAGCTATTGGTTATTTACGCTAGGTCATGGCCGGcctattattttttcaacataaaaaagatatcaagacaatgtaaatgtttttttaaaaataatacgaGATTATGGTCATTAACTcgaatgattttaataaactcgattgatttaataatataattagaaaataaaataacaacaacaacaacaaaaaaaaaatcaataacgaTTCGATGCAAGAGATGAATGCTTgtcaatattatgaaaatatatccTTACAATATTCCTAAAACATCTCAATGATCTTATTtgttaacaaagtaaaaattaaatgagaataagaTATTTTTGTAGGAAgacaaatgcaaaaaaatatgaatttcaatTCCCAACAAACAAAATAACGAATGACaaagttgaaaagaaaacaattttaataaacaaaaaaagaaattagtctGAGTATATCCGAGCCAGCACATAGGTGaattcttaaaaatacatcctctaaaaaaatcagaaatgataattttttatcatccggcttgagcaaaaatcaaaccataTCTATAACCTAGTTGTGGGATTGAGATAACCCTGTGAAAAGCAAACTTAATAAAATCACAGAACTCAATTCTCAaactaatctaatattaaaatgcgaaattgaaacaaaaatattttaaaaagcaatgagAAAAAAGTCTAACTCAACCCTGATGAACTTGTTGAATCCATGACCTGAGACATGATATCgtgataatttcatataaaagaaaagttaaaaaaaaatatcattttccaaCAAACCCTGTCACACTATGATGTCAAACGAGACTCCTCGAAGTTGAGGGGGGAAATAATATCGAGAAAAATTGGAAGTCGCTacctagtaattaaaaaaaattatgggtcTTAAAATGTACATTGGTTCCAGATATTCAAGTAAGGGGTTAGTTGTGCTTAAGAGAATAACAATGTAAACcttacaacatttttttttatgaaaggttACATTTACTATatgttttcttctaaatttatcTTTGTGATTATTGTAATTATCCTAattgattttagcttttttatttaatttctgattTAGACATTGATCCTTAAAAATAAGAGACTCGTTGATTTggttattcaaaaaaaaatcaagtcttgACATCAGTCCCTTCTAGAAGGATACTTGTCATATTAGTTGTTCatgaaaaaattgatatttagtCCTTTAAAAAGGAGACTAGTCTTTTGTGAGATTTTAACATTGgtcctataaaaaaattgtcaattaagtcatttttaaaataggcATTGGACCTGTCATAAACTAATTTTCAGGTTTTCCCTGAAATCATctgtttcttttaaaattaaaaaaaaaatttggcaaCACAGCAAGAGCAGATTAAGAAGGGTTTCAAATACATGGACGAACTAAGCTAGAGTTTTGAACAAATTTAGGAGACTAGTTGCACCCTATTATACCCAAGACTGAAAATAGCATGACTAAGCTTTTCGTCATCACATAATGATAATATAAAGCGCCAGGgcatatttctatatttttaataaggaGATGTTTAACATGAAGAACCTACTCAAATCCATTATCATTAAAGCCTTGATCAGTGGGGTATATAACTACTCTTTATGATTAGATACTCTCCCTGACTAAACTCTCATCAATGTTAAATAGTGAACAAAGAACTATATTCGAATAAGAGAAGCAAGTGTGACCAAATAACAAAACTCATATTTACAAAAGAGGAAAATCTCTTCAACACAATCAATCTCTTACTAGGACATTCAAGAAAAGCACTAAATGATCTATTAATGCTCATTTGATATTTCCTGAGCTCATGACCACATCTTTGACCACTACATATGCTAAAGTGTTGGTTACCATCAAGGGAAAAGAATTCAAGCAATACTTACCTCCTATGAAAAGTGACATGAACACAAGGAACCCTACCAAGCTTTGTCACTTTCATCACGATCATAGTTATGATATTAAGGAATGTTATgccctagaaaaaaaaagatataaagattGATCTTCCTAATAATGTGTAAGGAAAGAAATGTAACCTGAAATAATAGGgaaatatttaataatgtaCTACCCAAGATCTGATAAATGTGTAAGGAAAGAAATGTAACCTGAAATAATATGgaaatatttaataatgtaCTACCCAAGATctgataatttttagaaattgtATCTCTATTATCTTTTGAAgttttcaataacaaaaaagtaATACATCTTCATATCTCCAATGTCTCCAATGAAAACCTTCATAGTGAGATCTCTATATCTCTAGATTTGTCTCTAATTTCTCCAACAAAAATCTTTATGATGAGATCTCCATTGAAATCTTCATGTCTCCATACATCAACTTCTTAAACAATGCTTACATGTTGCTTTCACACAAAGTATTTTCcactttataaataataattttctaaattgtGAGAGGAATAAACAAACTAATCAAACTCATGTCTCTCTTATAAACAAACACCCAACTCTTTTTTAGGGACATTAACAAATAAGTGTTTTCCCCTACTTTTGATGTTTAAGTCTTTCAAATATGATTATTTAAAACATTTGGAAGTGTGaaaatgatgatatatatatatataggggtcATTTGGACTAGCTTAAATAGACATACATACTAGTTGTTTGGGCCTGATCCAAATGAATAGCCACCCTAACCTTTTAGGCCAAGAATAAAAGGTTATGCTTCACCTCCCCcctttgtctctctctctcacacacttTCTTGTATGCACATATATAATTTCTCTCTCATgtacctttttcttctttgtactTTTTCTCTCAAACACACCTTTCCCCCCCGACACACCttatctctctttttatttttttttctcttcctttctcgCCCTTTATCGCCCTCACACAAGGCACACACCTCAATATATTTATTCTCAAGATGTTTAGGTGCAcacaaaattttatatatagagCATGCACCATTTTTCTCATCCAATAGATATTTTTTGCTCTCATATAAAGCTATTAATCACTAGCTTCTTCACAAATAGCATAACAAGTGCCATAACCAATGCAAACACCAACATCTTCACCAATAATATCACTCACTAGCTAATAAATGTAACTCCACACACTATATTATATACAACTACACCACCACTTTTTACGCTTAATGAGATCAACTAACATGGTCAAGATCCGTAAATACCTTGATCACCAAGTAAATAACTCCAAAATAATTCAACTTGGGCCATTAAAAATacacttaaaaataattcaacaagTTTAAGACAGAAACACCCATCATTcacatatgtatttttatacaactttaatttagtttctctttttgtattttatttttcccttttatgttttcttttatgttttactaACTTAAGTAATGGATAGTTCATTTTTCCATGAGGAAATTTGTGTTGTAGGAAACATGAGCCTATAGAGAGAAGCTGACATTTAAACTTAATCACCATAGCCTAAGATGCAACCcaagaaaaaattcattcttGTTTGAAGTTTTTATGACTTTATCAGCTATCTTTTAAAATGCAGGGGagcttaatttcttaaaaacagTAGAAGGTCATATCCACATGCTCTAAAAactcacgttaaactaaaaaaaaacctaatagtaaaatctaattgtttttgttatttatatataaaaattataattttataatggaATCATTTGCATGTCCTTGTATATTAATGATActatctcatatatatatatatatatatatatttctcaagaaaaaaaatcaaataattaaatttttatttaattcgcCAATAGTTAAGTAGGTTCTTCGTCACATATTGTGATGAAATGCATCGAAGACACTGGAAAGAAAACTGGTAAAAATGACAATGAATCAAAATATGTTTTCCATGTGGGTAGTATAAGTGTTGCAATGGTGCAGGTTTTGCaggtttttcatttatttctcgtgtatcaattttttttctaggatttttgttttttttctagatttttaaaaattacaatttctttGGGTACGTGTTTTCACTTGTGAGGGACATCTCCAGCATAAAAAACAGGGTACCAAAAGGGTGTGTGCATGTTGTGATATTGGATAGCATTTGAATATATGATGactcacttgattttttttttaatattagttggAGAATTAACCtacaacattaaaagaaaatggattttttatgatgttttattgtttatataaaagcaccttaatatatatttttaatcattttagaaaaaattcaagttttaaatCAGTTAGCTAGGCATGTGACAAACAAAAGGTTGTACGTTCAAGAGTTCGGAGGGGTAATTATTTTCTAGATTATGGTTGAGGACTTgttgtctttcaattttatttttcaaaaaaataaggggTAGACaacttattatttaaaaaaattatatatatatatatatatatatatatatatatatatatatatatatatatataagggctAGGCGTGCAAACTTGTCCTTTGGTggctttatctttttctttttactgttttttttacaCTCTAAAAAACATTTGTTAGATTTActtactttttagttttaatataattcttaaatacaactataaattttaatttaatagttttttttcaattatgatgTGTTGACCTTAAACTAATAGTActaataatagatttttttttatgaagattttATTGAAATAGGTTGTTTATTATTAGAATATCTAAATAGATTTAGAATACGATTTTATaacatttatggttttttttagctttcaatcACACAAATTATAAACAtactattttgattatttttttaaattttctttaacaatcataaattaaaaaaacaaataatattttcaaataaaaacattgtaTGGGGCCATTGGCTAAGATAAACAAGATATAtgttaatagaaaaaattatcaattatgaaaataaaaattcaaaagaactATGAGAAAATTGAAACTGATCCCCGCAACATAGACGGACCGACTATTAACCCTTGACAACAGAAGGTTCGAGCACTGACCATATTCAGTGAGTCCTTGGTTAGTCTTTGTCAACAACGTAATTATTTTCCTTAAGAACATGACCAAACCACATATCatagcatcatcatcatcaagcaTACAATAATCATTGTGGATGCTAAAAGAAGCATCTCTAACCACCCAATCATTtccatttatattattatatagtttCCTAACTCTTTTTTCTGTAGCAGTTAAGTAGCCCTGCGTACACTCAACCAACTTATTCACATTTTTAGTGCCTTTGGTCCACATGTTTAATCTTGCCTTCTATCCCTCCCTTCCTTCCTAAgactaataattaattataaatacttGCTGTCTTTTGGTGCTGAGCCAATTGTCCCAACTTTTATGTACGGAGTAATGAGTATAATAATGAACATTGGTTTCCAATAGCAAACCTAAATTTACCacgtttttttattattattattattatcggtATCCGGACCAGCTTATGTATACCTTAACTAATCCTACagaccctgaagttaataaccatgtaagcctccagttgtcatcatatgagcaaccataggGTTCGAGCCTGAGACCATAGAGGAAGCAAACCTCTTAATCTCAAGTTTTTACCACTAAACCACAACCTAGATGGTTAATATACCACGTTTTTTAATCACTATATATTTGAGAATGTCATAGTAgttgtcttttaaaatattttttttgctcgtacatatatcaaaaatatcaaaaaaaatattatttttaacatcaatgcatcaaaacaatttaaaaacatcaaaaaaaattaattttaaacaaaatataaaactaatgttaaataaaaatattatttttgacatcaatgtattaaaacgatccaaaaatattaaaaaaattaatttaaaaaaaataattaatttttttagaaatatcattCGAAATACAAGTCCAAATGGCTCCACATCTATATAGAAATTTTAAAGGTATTATGGTCTGTGACGTATACTCCCtctcttaatattttgaatttaaatttcaagattagtagtaaaaaaaataaattatttaaatgtaccaggaaaatataaaaaatatgcttttaaaattaaaaaagaacttaaTCTCGTgtgaattaatttaagaataccccttgttatttaaaaaattccaagtacataaaataaagttattaccCACCACACCCACTTCATGCTGAAGGAGTAGGTGAAAGGAAGTAAGCGCTTACAGCACAAGtcttattgtattattttttataaaaaaaatatttataattttattaataatagtatatAGTTATTAGAATTTTGATAGGATTCAAAGAGAGACCATGAGATGACTATAGAAGGAACCGTTGAcctttataaaatatatcagcTAACCAACCCTCTAACTCTTTAGTGGTCTGGTTAatgttattttgtaaaatatttttttatttaaaaacatgttaaataataatatttttaattattaaaatttatttttatatcagtacatcaaaataatttaaaaatataaaaaataattaaaaattaaaaaaattaaaatttattgaaactcCGGCACAAACACAACACCAACAGATATTgtcatatttgatattatttttttttatcaataatatcaaatgaatataaatatgtttatcCCATAGGAAAGTTTTGATTGGGATTTTATATTGATATAGTTGCCATAGCAGCATTAATTAATGAAGTGATttctagaaaattaataataataataataataataataataatgatgagaTGACATGACATGTCCGTGCTATTATTTAGactattgttaataataataataataataataatatcaatagtGTGTACGGAAGTAAATTTTCAACAATGAAAACGATTCTAAAACCCAATTCAAGATTCGTTTCCTGTAACAGGGCCAAAACGAAGGGGGACCAATAAAGTGGCAAGATGCTACCTTAATGATATCACACCgtagatattattatttatgtttctttaaatgatattttttttcaaaggtaAGTTATCTCATGTCTCgtcttataataaattattttgtgagTGTGATTGCTGTCCTAAAAATCTCTATCTGAATTACATTcagattaataatatataagattttcttatttttaattttgaaaagaaaaaatgattcaaGATCATAATTAAGTAAATTACCCTTACAATTAAAAAGTTCTTAAACTGGATTCAAGggcatttttcaattttaaacttattttcttttaattttatcatttaacatttatttaattaaagatttttctttttttatttactttctattgaatttttcactaattttaaaaattactcgGGTTATCTCACCATTTAACATTAAGTTGTTAGATAATTAagatttatagttttatttaatttgcttttaaCATGGCTGCCTTGATGTCACAATGAAATCATAGATTTTGCATGTTGACCCGGATGGACTCGAGTCaggtttttttaacctttttttggattatattcttttctttaattccaaccttcattttttttattaactagaaattgagcttcaaattttttttattttattttctatagggttCTCGCATTCTCATATATCATTTTCTTCGTTATCTAaatatccttcaatatttgatttttaaaaaaaataattttttattttagttttatccttcaacttttaattaattatgaattgatctttattttttttctttgggacTATCTTAATCTTATACTCATGATCATGAGGTTAGCAGTTTAACTTTatttgacttagtttttttgttatttaaaaaaagaattaaaatatagtttcacACCTCGACATTGAGTTGCCTAATAACtgagattcataattttatttaatttttttttatagaaccTCAGCATCACAACCAAGTTACATATTTGACATGCTAACTCAGATAAGCTCACATcagagtttttttatctttttttgttgttagttttttttatctttttttactgtcattatttttttgtgttattaaattaatcaaattttttaaacttaatttactcaattattcgaatctcttttttttttctctcttttagaaATGTATACATTACCTtagtattttattctttatttgttaggaaaaaaaatggaatataGGCGGGCCACCATGTATTAATTCTGGAGAAAGGGACAGTAAAAGTTGGCGTCACATCCAAGGGAGCAAATATGCCCCACCACCCTCGAACCGCCATGCTCATGGCTTCTAAAGATCTTGGAGAGAGTAATTTAACagtttccaacaaaaaaatgtaCATTAAAACATTCTAACTACAAGAAGATCCTATTGATTTGATTGCCAACCTGAACCATACATATTGCCGTGGTCCTGTTGTGATTCATTTGATCTTACGCTGCCTTCAAGCATAAAGATAAACGTACAAGAGATTGGGAGTAGATTAATGGCTTCTCGAAGCATAAAGAGATAAAAACTTGATTTCATGACCTATGACCTAATCTCtgtatacttttaaaaaatttaggagaaaaaaaaaccctagctaATCACCTTCTTTAACAACACAATCCACCATTAAGCAAATGGGTTGTCCTCACAATCAAGCTCAATTAGTACAGTACTTGATTATTTTCCTTTGAATGCCTCTAATATTCTTTTACTACAGCAAACTTTTACCATCACCGTCGTCATCATCAGCAAGTGTAATAGAACTCAGCAAGCTCCTCCATGGACCCCAACTGAGAGCCACCACTCTCAAGCATCCACAACAAGTGCTCAAACAAAACAACCTCACAAGCAACAACAACTACTTGATTATCTTCCTCATCACCAGAACCAGCGCCTGACCTGTCCATTAAACCTTGGAAAAGAGGATGACAAATGACATCGGAACGTAAAAGATACCTCCTCCTTGACTTTCCAACATAAACTGCATGAAGTCCATTTGAAATCTTGCCATCGACGTGATCATCAGACTGATCATACTGATCATGATCGTTGTTAAAAGCAGCAATGGAGCTATTTGTGCGGCCTATCTTGGTGAAAGATGGCAATCTCTTTATGGCGGACTTGAGCTTTGTTAACTTGGAAAACTTTTCCATTTATCTATCTCTGTGTCTTTGCTTTTCCTCGTATATCAAGAAATATTAGAAAGGCAGAGGATTTTGTGTAGGAAGAAAATCAAGGGGCTGTGAGAGGAATTGATGAGGAGAAACAGAAGGGAAGGTTCCTATATAAAAGAAGGGGCTGGAGGAGAGAGAAGAGGAACAGTCATATACGTGCATGGCCCACTGTTTGACACATAACAGCTAAGAGATTGCTGCTTTGTTTTGGCCTTTGGCGGGTGCTTCTGGTCGagaaatctttatttttacctTCCTTTTTTACCCGCAGACATATCTCCTTGTACTTgcatttcataattattttagaaaaattatttcagattatcttatattaaaaataaaattttaaaaatataaaatattattttaatatatttttaaataaaaaatactttaaaaaacaactactatcATCACCACCACCCATGAATTACAATGGTGTATATCTGATTTCCAATTTAAAACAAGGGGGTCCTGGCAGTTGCAATCCCACGTGAATGAATCTTAACCTAGTGGTTCAAGATCATATAATTGCCCTTTT from the Populus nigra chromosome 1, ddPopNigr1.1, whole genome shotgun sequence genome contains:
- the LOC133696486 gene encoding auxin-responsive protein SAUR78-like, which translates into the protein MEKFSKLTKLKSAIKRLPSFTKIGRTNSSIAAFNNDHDQYDQSDDHVDGKISNGLHAVYVGKSRRRYLLRSDVICHPLFQGLMDRSGAGSGDEEDNQVVVVACEVVLFEHLLWMLESGGSQLGSMEELAEFYYTC